Proteins from a single region of Schistocerca gregaria isolate iqSchGreg1 chromosome 3, iqSchGreg1.2, whole genome shotgun sequence:
- the LOC126355516 gene encoding cuticle protein 16.5-like — MNTLIVLSAVLAVAVAKPGYLGAAPAAVVAPAAYAAPAVVAAPVHAGYAAYGPAPVAVRSDGYLLDTPAVAATRAAHLTAVAQTQARDAVINGAALAYAARAYAAPAVAYAAPAHVAYAAPAAYAAPGALAAAAHLQAKAALLG; from the exons ATGAACACCCTG ATCGTCCTGAGCGCCGTCCTGGCCGTCGCCGTGGCTAAGCCCGGCTACctgggcgccgcccccgccgcagtCGTCGCCCCCgcggcctacgccgcccccgcggtGGTGGCCGCCCCCGTGCACGCCGGCTACGCCGCCTACGGCCCCGCCCCCGTCGCCGTGCGCTCCGACGGCTACCTGCTGGACACCCCTGCCGTCGCCGCCACCAGGGCCGCCCACCTGACCGCCGTCGCCCAGACTCAGGCCCGTGACGCCGTCATCAACGGCGCCGCCCTCGCCTACGCTGCCCGGGCTTACGCCGCCCCCGCTGTGGCGTACGCCGCCCCCGCTCATGTCGCCTATGCCGCCCCAGCCGCCTACGCCGCCCCTGGTGCCCTCGCCGCCGCCGCTCACCTCCAAGCTAAGGCTGCTCTGCTGGGCTGA